The following is a genomic window from Aphis gossypii isolate Hap1 unplaced genomic scaffold, ASM2018417v2 Contig00098, whole genome shotgun sequence.
gcattatacaggtaaaaagttaacattttccaacagttttcaaaaaaatcgagaaaaacatagatataaacaaatacagtttaattttcaaaaaaatttgacttttttgagttatttatagacgatagaaattttcgatttttatgagaattttttttttgtagtgtcgataaaaaatttttggatgaccaaaaacttttgaaaatttgatacaaagttccttatgagttgtttttattgtagttaaaaaaaattaaaaatcgttagtcacattttttttttattagcgtttttagttcaaatttttacgaaatctgtcaaaaacgcgaaaatttgcaagtaattttgaagttgaaaaatcatcaaatttttttcctttataactaagttttgaaaatttggtacaagtttctccatacatttttcttcaaatatctgtaaaaaaaactctaccggattcagacaaaacatttttatgagtgtttgaaatttaaatttttacaaaaccgcgttaaataacggtttagcctcaaacgatttttgatatttgttataattcaaaaagtataagtcgtagatacttgaaaattttaccagttatttagattggcattttatttacttgatttaattttcaaaatattttgagtttttttgagctatttatgacaactgaaattttcaatttttctgaaaaattttttttgaagggtcgataaaatttttttggccctatcaaaatacttgaaaatttaatacaaagttcctcatatgttattcttatagtgattaaaaaattataagaatacataggcacaattttttttattagcatttgaagttcaaatattgacaaaaattcgtcaaaaccatgaatatttgcaaattattttgtaggtatatttcataaaaatttttgtataagtagctaagagttgaaaatttaatacaaggtttttcataagtttagcttacaattattataaaagaacttaaattttgttgtattcaggccattaaaacataaaccacctttttcaccaatcactagaaattatatcctaggctgacaaatcatcttcgttcagaatcgtttttcgtatacaatgataactatcattggattcaaatttaacactcctataatatataataatgatccatacggcacctaatgtacagcagagcggtactcacttgcccgctttttttatttcaccagACTGAGAACTACCGAACACGTTCATGGTAGAAACTCAACTAAAGTTATTTTCTAGtatcacttatatattttatccaactattatgtgtattgtCAAACCCCAACCACTTTACAAATATCTGTGTCCCCTTCCtacgaataattttttcgattaaatattcgtttgggtaatttgttttacatatttcctCAGAGTAAAAACAGCCAGCAATTGGTTTTCCTGTATAATCTTGTAATTGATATGTAATAGGCATggtttgattaattttgataattttgaatatttccgCAGACTAACTTGGTAAATAACCTTTTGtaaatacactattatatgtacttatacgaACGTAATcaccaatttttaaactattttttctattaataattttgcgtgtttttatttcaactgaTGTTGGATCTAAATCAGCTTGTGTCGGAGTCATCCTTATTgttctatattttgtattattatactcattaatcAATGAAGGTAAAATAGAAATCCAATTGTATGAACCTCGTGCAGTAAActctctaaacattttttcttttaatgtacGGTTGAAACGTTCTACAATACATGCTTTCATGGTGCTATACGTTGaatatttgtgtatgttatactttttcatcaatttatcgaatgttgtattataaaattgtttgccGTTATCAAGCTGTAGTAGTTTTGGTGAACGTTTGAGTAGTATTTTCGACATTGCATTTGAAACTTCTTTagcagtttttgattttaatgctATCGCCCATGCAAATTTCGTAAAACAGTCTATGACGCATAGAATAGGTATAGGTTgtaacctttattttttttcgaatatggTATCATTTCAACCAGATCAGCTTGCCATAGATCATTTTTTCCGTATACATTAACTATACgtcttatgtaattttttctagCAGGTTTGTGTAGTTCAAATGCGATATCTCGCTTAGACATTTGGTATACGTTTTATGTAACCAGCTTCGCGTAATTCTTCGAAAATTGATAGTATTTCGTTGGAAACACCAGTATTGCCAGCAGCTTTTGATGCTAATACTAGTTTAAACGGGAAACCAATTCATTCGGATCGTTCCAATATTGAAGTGTATGTTTCTGTAATTGTACAGATAGTCCACTACCAGATGGAAATAATGTTGTGATTATATCTCTGTATTTATTACCgccttttttaatttgtttgctgTTTGACGTTAAATGAGCTgatgtttgaattaatatagatttatatgtttttaaatcgttttcggTATATGATTTCGGggcttttgaaaatattaaactacagAGTCCCTGTGTTAACGGGTATGTAGTATCATCAACAATTATCGTATTTCCGACAagtttgatttcttttttaccTAAACGTACCGTTTTATTAGGCTGTAATTTAGGACCATACGTCTTGTCTATGCTGTATGAATCTAACAAttcatatatttgataaaaatgtaaatcttcAGTGTTGTCTATAGTTTTATCCAAAgtagatttttgtatttcgttTAACGGATCGATAATcggtttaaatatttctgttaCTATCGATTGAATATCGGATTTTCCTTGTTTTAATGCAgtatattttcgtttaatattttcttttgcttTTATCAATTCTTCGAGTACTTCACCACTGGCGTCCATGATCGTGAATgagatgttttttaaaaaacgtaagtttatataataacaaacgtGTCGAAGCCGTGACGATAACGCCCATTATCGCGTTCACACTCTTTGTTTATTACGATAAAGTTGAACCTCCCCTTACGCCAACACGATGTACAGAAATCTTTAAATTCTGTATACGACATGTCACCAGAGCAATGCTCCAtgtaaacatgttttaaattagtctCATCTTGTTTCAATAAAACGATAAGGTTAGCGTTATCACGCAAAAGTTGTTTTGGTACTCTTGAATAACTCTGAGCTAGATAGCACACATCTATAAGGTTATGCCTTCCCCTTGCAAAGATTGATCTACATACTCCTTGCCCCTCTGTCAAAATATCGTCTAGAATATACACAGAGTTTGGTAGGGCTTTTTCAGGTTCAATAACTTGTTCGTTTTCGTAGaacgtaaataattgtactccTTCGATGTCTGATAAGATAttactcaacattttatatttcggTTGATCCAGAGTTTTCGAATATATGTAAACATTGTGAAATCTTATtccatttatattagttaataatacaaacattaaattcgTTTTTCCACAGCCGGACGGACCCACAATAAGCGCACGTATCGTATTAGGTAGAAGCGGACCGTGTCTATAGTTTTGAAACGAAGTAGGTGGATCTACGTTCTCAACTGTAAGCTCGGTTTCTTGTTTAATGAAtttcattttgatataaatatctatgttGTGATGAGAATGTCATCAGTACACAATGTCACTCGCTCGAAGAAGCAACAAGAATAAAGGCTTATTAACACGCTTATAAACGAATTACCGGTCGAACTTCACTTGCCtggtaagtttattaaatccgatattatcataataataataataatattttaatttttttgtaggttATCAATACTGTGGACCTggtacaaaattgaaaaaacgttTAGTTCGTGGTGATAAAGGTATAAACCCGTTAGACGCTGCGTGTAGAGACCACGATATCGCATACGAACGTAGTAACTCTATCGCCGATTGTAAAGAAGCTGATCATATATTAGAACAGTGAGCCTGGGAAAGGTTCAAATCGAAAGATTCtggtttaaaagaaaaagctGTAGCTTGGGGTGTGACTACCGCCATGAAGGCAAAACGTAAAGTTGGTGGTGGTTGTGATTGTGGGTTTAAAGCAGCGGTTAAAGCAactaaaaacgttttaaagaaaaatgtcggtgaaaaaaatttaatgaaattaacaaaaaagtgtGTAGCCGTCGcacgaaaaacatttaaatctacAAAGACAAAAGTTCCGAGAATAGTAAACATTCCGAAAAAAGGCGGTGCATTACCACTTATTCCGATTTTCGCCGGCTTATCAGCTCTAGGCGCTCTGACTGGTGGAGTTGCCAACGTTGTTAAGGTGGCTAATGAATTTAAGAGGAACGTTCCATCACATTTGGGAAATGGTTTATACCTGACGCCATATAAAGGCAACTCGTACAAAATAGGCGATGGTCTATATATCACACCATATAAAAATGGTGGTGGGAGAGTaaagacgaaaaaaaaactaatatctaCGTTACCCAAGAGAGCGTTGTACGATTTCGAACTTATAAAAATCGCAagtttgttgaaaataccACATTTCATCGGTGTGTTTACTAGAGATAAGTTGCCAGTTCGTCCTAAACGATTTGAATCGGCGATTGTTAACTTGGACACTGAAAACGGTACAGGTACGCATTGGGtagcgtataaaaaaatcggaaaaaaagtaaaatattacgacAGCTTTGGAAATTTAGCACCTCCGCTAGAAgtacagaaatattttcaaggatgcgatattaattacaattataacacAGAACAGagatttaatacatcaaaCTGTGGACActtgtgtatacaatttttatcatgtacaCGATAACGTTAAACGGAAACTCGAGTGAACTGTCATGCGATATTTTTCCGCCCATAGAGGTAGAAAATACAGCACAAATATGTCTTTTGAGCTTGctaacaaataattcaattccaAACACAGAACCTGGTTGCAATACCATAGGTTTTCGGAATATGATTGGACAAGTTGAAAACGTAATTATACCTACTGGAACGTATGAGTTGGAAGATTTAGAGTTTGTTATAAACAAGTTGAAGCCCgactatataacttttttcgaATTAAAATCAGATGGTAACACGTTAAAGTGTATGATATCCTGTAACCATGAGATTGACTTTTCAATCGAAAACAGTATAGCAACATTATTAGGATTTAGAAATGTTGTATAAACTACTGGTTCTACACACGAATCTGAAAATACAGTcaacataatgaaaataaactgtataaaaatagagtGCAACTTAATAACCGACTCATATTGTGTGGCGGATCGCCGAGCCAGATTATACATGAATTTTATCCGACTGTTGCTGTGGgctataaaattgttgaaatgcctagacatttagttttttatggtCTTAATACTACTTCTATAAGTAAAGTTAAAATCATACTAAAAGATCATAAAGATCGATTGATAAATTTACGTGGTGAACCAATTACGATTCGATTACAAATAACACACGGATAAGATGGTGctcaagtttaatataaatactactgCAATAAAAAAACCCGTCATTAAAGTGACTGCAGTTAAGAAGTCAACACCTATATCTAAACCGAAAAACAACGAGTTCAAGCTCACGAAAAATAACTTAGATTTTCTTCGTTCACTACAATAATGGATGACACATATTTAGATGTAACGGCCGGTTATGTCGACGATTGTAAAATAACGCAAATGCAATATCATTCGTTCACGCCGTATTCAAATACGTCTTTTTCATACAATGatgaaattagaataaatattcaaaatatgaaatctTACACTCTACCGTGTgaaagttatatttacattgaagGAAAGCTAAGAAAACCTTACGATGCTGAAGGAGATGtacgtttttcaaataatggtTTGGCATTTTTATTCTCCGAAATGCGATATGAAATAAACGgaatagaaatacaaaaattgaaatcacCCGGAGTATCGTCTTGCCTGAAAGCATACTGTTCATATACACCAAGTGACTTGAATACGTTAGACAATTGTGCTTGGGACTCGGGCATGGACGgtgaagataataaaaattttatgagcaACGATGTATTTACCGGTTGTATACctctaaaacatttattcgGATTTTgcgaagattataaaaaaatattactaaattgcAATCAACAACTGATTTTAAATCGCTCGTCTACCGATTTAGACGCATTACGTATGACGCAAACCGGAACCCCCGAAAacgttagaaaaaaataaaaaaaatacgattgaATTGATTAAAGTGATATGGAAGATGCCTATAATCAGAGTtaatgataaagaaaaattaaaactgttgaaAGTGATAGATTCACGTAAAACGTTATCATGTGCGTTCAGAACCTGGGATCTATGTGAATATCCTGTACTACCTAGAAATACTTCACATTCATGGACGATAAAGTCTAGCAGCTTGCTTGAAAAACctagatttattttgtttggattACAaacagatagaaaaaaaaatatagaaaacgaCGCTGGGCGCTTTGACCACTGCCaactaaaaaatcttaagGTACACTTAAATTCTGAAGTGTTTCCATATGAAGACTTTCGtgctgattttaaaaataataccatcaGCTTACTGTATAAAGCCTATACAGACTTTCAAAAATCGTATTACGAGAGAGATTATTCTGAACcattgttatcaaaaaatgtttttcaaacatatgTTCCAATCGTCGTTGTCGATTTATCGCATCAGAATGATAACGTAAAAGCATCGACCATAGACCTACGAGTAGAATTTGAAACGGATACGGTTATTCCTGAGAAAACTGCagcttattgtttaattttacatgatcagattataacttataacccgTTTAGCGGTGATGTTAgaaaactgtaatttttatacataaatatgtatattatttctatttgtaattattatttttttttataccttgtaaatatattatttttactttgtgaatatttttattaccttattattaataaataaaaagaaaactttttttaaaaataactgacttgtttttattttacacaaatactatacaaatattatacaaaaatatttttacacaaaaatacattaaacagtGTGTCGTCTTTTGGGTAGTAAGttggtaatattgtattgcggTCCGTATGGTCTATCGTTTTCGTCTGTACAGCTTGTCTGTGATGGAGGGGAGATATCAGAAAGAATTTcctaaaacatgaaatattaaaatatttgttttttataaagtaggttttgttatattacctcattaaatatagtgtaaaatGAAGGCGGTGAAAAAGGTTTCTCGTATccccataaaatataatatattaatattggtatgataaaaataaaaaaatattttttttcttacctcATCTTTTTCTAATTCGTCCAACCATCTTTGTGCGATATGTTCAGCTGCATGTAATTGAAGCTGACTTGTGAAATTGTAGTCATTTACATGTGTTGCAATGCAAATGTTGTTAATGCTTTTCACGCGAATTGTCATATCTTCAAGCGTTCTAGTTTCAACcttggtatttgtttttaagtatgatgcgatttgattaatttgctGTATTACAAGCGGTTTAACGATTTTGGTTTTTCTCTCGATGATCTCGAAAATTGACCACTCTAAATCTTGTAACTTTAATAAGTCGTTACGATTTAACAATATGCGACATCCGTCTTGAATTTTAGACTTTATAATGAGCATATTCTCTCCTTGGTACACCATACTAGATATTGTAATTGAATCGgaatccaaaaataaattacgctTATACTTTTGTGGTTGTtcgaatataaatgataaaatgtttccCATAAGTCGGAAAATACGTTTGAGAAAATCGGcggaaatatttacaaaacttgATGGTGTTATAATGTGAATCACGGTGTTGAATTCATCTGTCGGATCGAGTCCGATGTTTAAAAACTTGCGAGATGAAAAATCAAGGAAAAAATTACTGCAATCGATTAGGTTAGCCGGTGGTGACGGACGCACATATGTAAAAACAGTCTTCTTGTAAACAGCACGCATGTTTTCAATCGAACCAgccatattcaaaaattttatcacaaaACAACGCACTTAATCGAACGAAGAGTGGAGATAGACTGATTTCATTTCAGATTTTGAAACCCtcacatgtatattttatggtagggATTTCTTCTACAAGTTTAAAGTATGCATGTCAGAACATGttagattattgaataatactattgtttgtAATGCAGACAAGACTCTACATGcttgttatactataatttttcaaatggtaATATGCCGGTAATATGTGATAACAACAAGGATAGATAGCGTATGATAATTCGTCTGACTATTGTTCacagaatttatatttattttggaatttatactttttattttcacttacaaatattttgcttacaCAGGGTGCTttgcgtaaaaaatataatattctgggATAGAACCGATCCGGGATATGTACAAACGTAACCAAACATATATTCCCCCGCTACTATTCTACCCCATTGACATGTATCATCAAAACTGatacattt
Proteins encoded in this region:
- the LOC126553211 gene encoding uncharacterized protein LOC126553211, with translation MDDTYLDVTAGYVDDCKITQMQYHSFTPYSNTSFSYNDEIRINIQNMKSYTLPCESYIYIEGKLRKPYDAEGDVRFSNNGLAFLFSEMRYEINGIEIQKLKSPGVSSCLKAYCSYTPSDLNTLDNCAWDSGMDGEDNKNFMSNDVFTGCIPLKHLFGFCEDYKKILLNCNQQLILNRSSTDLDALRMTQTGTPENVRKK
- the LOC126553212 gene encoding uncharacterized protein LOC126553212, whose amino-acid sequence is MPIIRVNDKEKLKLLKVIDSRKTLSCAFRTWDLCEYPVLPRNTSHSWTIKSSSLLEKPRFILFGLQTDRKKNIENDAGRFDHCQLKNLKVHLNSEVFPYEDFRADFKNNTISLLYKAYTDFQKSYYERDYSEPLLSKNVFQTYVPIVVVDLSHQNDNVKASTIDLRVEFETDTVIPEKTAAYCLILHDQIITYNPFSGDVRKL